One window of Acanthochromis polyacanthus isolate Apoly-LR-REF ecotype Palm Island chromosome 19, KAUST_Apoly_ChrSc, whole genome shotgun sequence genomic DNA carries:
- the arg1 gene encoding LOW QUALITY PROTEIN: arginase-1 (The sequence of the model RefSeq protein was modified relative to this genomic sequence to represent the inferred CDS: inserted 7 bases in 5 codons; deleted 2 bases in 2 codons), with protein sequence MRRLKELALPLRRSLHHHHHHPQRSAGIIGAAFWRGQSRSGVQEGPYRIRSTGLLERLKLQGCAVKDYGNLVFDDVDESSVGLLKSVAAVGGANRRLSXAVKAVKMDGHTXVMLGGDHSLAIGSIHGHSAAVGELSVIWXDAHADINTPLTTYTGNFHGQPMSFLLHELHSKVPVLPNFSWVKPCLSAKDLVYIGLRDVDPAEHYILKMLGVKVFSIXQMDRLGVARVMEETCDYLTTRGKKPVHLSYDIDPXRPVRYPATGTPVVGGLTYREGVYHEHLSQTGILSAVDLVEVNPQLGKTEADVQSTVNTAVDLLLGCFGRLREGNHPTDYSLPEP encoded by the exons ATGCGGAGGCTGAAGGAGCTCGCGCTGCCGCTGAGGAGGagccttcatcatcatcatcatcatcctcagaGATCAGCGGGAATCATCGGAGCTGCGTTCTGGAGAGGACAG TCCAGGTCTGGGGTCCAAGAAGGTCCCTACCGGATCAGATCTACAGGACTGCTGGAGCGACTGAAGCTGCAAG GCTGTGCAGTGAAGGATTATGGGAACCTGGTGTTCGACGATGTGGATGAATCGTCTGTGGGTTTGTTGAAGAGTGTAGCGGCGGTGGGCGGAGCCAACCGGAGGCTGT AGGCGGTGAAGGCGGTGAAGATGGACGGACACA CCGTGATGCTCGGAGGAGACCACAG TTTGGCGATCGGTTCTATTCACGGTCATTCTGCCGCCGTCGGTGAGCTGAGCGTCATCT TCGACGCCCACGCCGACATCAACACGCCGCTGACCACGTACACGGGGAACTTCCATGGCCAGCCAATGTCCTTCCTCCTCCATGAGCTGCATTCCAAG GTTCCAGTTTTACCAAACTTCTCTTGGGTGAAGCCTTGTCTGTCGGCTAAAGATCTTGTCTACATTGGCCTGAGAGACGTGGATCCAGCAGAGCA TTACATCCTGAAGATGCTGGGCGTGAAGGTGTTCTCCAT TCAGATGGATCGGCTCGGAGTTGCCAGAGTCATGGAGGAAACATGTGACTACCTCACCACCAG AGGGAAGAAGCCCGTTCACCTGAGCTACGACATAGATCC TCGACCCGTCCGTTACCCAGCAACCGGGACACCTGTAGTGGGAGGACTCACCTACAGAGAGGGAGTCTATCACGAACACCTGAGTCAGACAGGTA TTCTGTCGGCGGTGGACCTGGTG GAGGTGAATCCTCAGCTGGGGAAAACAGAAGCAGACGTTCAGTCTACGGTT AACACGGCCGTCGATCTGCTGCTCGGCTGCTTCGGACGTCTGCGTGAAGGAAACCATCCGACAGATTACAGCCTCCCCGAGCCTTAA